The stretch of DNA TAGAAGATCGTAAAGCGGCCAAAATTATTCCTGAAAGTGGCAAAGCTGCTGAAAAGCTTTACCATGAAGGTGAACGATCGGTTGATAAATTATGTAAAATTGTTCGTGATACTTTACAAAAAGAAACGCGTGCAATCATTGAAGCAATAGATTTACGGGATATGGAAACTTTATGCGTGGTCAAAGGAAAATTGAATAGACCTGCAGTTTTACTCCTTACTGTCCGTTTTGGTGAGGTAAGGCTTATTGATCAATACATATTGCAAGAGAAGGGCGGAAAATGAGTGTACATAAAATGGTCAAACGTATAACATCTTCTCAAATACGCGCAAGAAAGGGGCAACAGCCGATTGTTTCTTTAACAGCTTATCAAGCTTATACTGCGCGGATTGCTGATCCCTATTGCGATATCCTTTTGGTTGGTGATAGCGTTGGTATGGTGGTGTATGGGTTCGAGACAACACTTCCTGTTAATTTAGATATGATGATTTTGCACGGGCAGGCTGTAGTACGTGGATCTCAAAAAGCTCTTGTCGTTATCGATATGCCTTTTGGCTCTTATGAGGAAAGTAAAGAGCAGGCTTTTTTAAATGCATCGCGTATTCTGGCACAAACGGGATGTGGGGCTGTTAAGCTTGAAGGTGGTGTTTATATGGCGGAAACAATAGATTTTTTGTGTAAACGGGGCATTCCAGTGATGGGACATATTGGTCTTACTCCCCAAGCAGTGAATCGTTTTGGGGGCTTCAACACACAAGGACGCAAAGAAAGTGATTGGCAAAGAATTGAAGACGATGCAGTAGTGATTGAAAATGCCGGTGCTTTTGCTATTGTTTTGGAAGGGATTGTCGAGCCTTTAGCTGTAAAGCTTACAGAAAAGCTTTCTATTCCAACCATCGGGATTGGCGCATCTAATCAATGTGATGGGCAAGTTTTGGTGATGGAAGATATGTTGGGCTATGGTGCTCACGTGCCTAAATTTGTACGCCGTTATGGGGACCTTGAACAAGCTATGGAAACCGCAATCAAGAACTATGCAGAGGATGTCACATCCCGTGCTTTTCCAGCAGAAAAGGAAGTTTACAAGCTGAAATAAATTCTCGTTTAAGGTAAAAAGTTAGACAAGAGAACATTTGTTTATTTTTATAATGAACGTGCATTATTTCATATATTTTTGTATGCAATTTTAGCTATGATTTTTTCCATTGCTTTAATGGAAGAAGTCTTCTCATGCAAAACAGAATACCATTGGGGTGCTGCTAATGCATGCTTTTTAAAAAGAAACATTTAAACACCTAATTTTACTCTCGAGGCTGTGCTCGTGAATGGTATAACGGTAAAGTCTCCAAAGAAGTGCAGAAAATTTATAAAGCGCTATCATCTTTATGCTTCATAAAAAAGAAAGCGGACACCATCACACATTTTGCCAACTTCCAATGTGGCGATAAACGCTTGGCACTTGAGATGATTCATAAGAGGCATATTTAGTCCTCTTGTACAGTTTTTATCTACATGACCCATCTGCTTATGACGTACAAGAAAATAATTTTGATTGATTGAGTATAAGAAGGTTTGAAATGAGCAAATCCTAAGATATTCGGGGCTCTCATTCAACATAAAAAACAATGAATTATGATTATAAATCAGTGTGATGAGTCTTTAATGACAAGAAATAAGCAATGCAAAGAGTCTATAATTTTTGGACATCCAAGTCATTAAAGCGAATTAAAAATGCGTTTTCAATTTGCTGTGTAGAGTAGGGGTGTAAACGAAGATCATCGGGTGAAATATTATTGGGAGAGCCAAAATAGCGAAGGGCTTCTTCTGCATTGAATCCAGCAAGCATGATCGCTTCATGATATGCAGCAATACGGTCGGCTTGTTTGATTTTTTTTAAAAGTTTTTGAGAAAGGTCAACGGGAAGAGAAAAGCGCATGTGGATTGCATCTTGGATGCACTTTTCAATACGTTTATATTGTTTTCCTATGATAGCTTTAAAGGGTGAAATCATATCGCCAATGACATATTCTGGTGCATCATGAAGAAGGGCACAGAGACATTCATTCCTCGGCGACTGTGGAAAAAGTTTTTGAAATATTTGTTCGACCAAAAGTGAATGTTGTGCAACAGAATAGGCATGCTCTCCTCGTGTTTGACCATTCCAACGTGCTACGCGAGCAAGTCCGTGAGCGATATCTTCAATTTCAATATCAAAAGGAGAAGGATTGAGAAGATCAAGTCTGCGTCCAGAGAGCATTCTTTGCCAAGCGCGTGCTTCTCCATTTTTTAATAATTCAGCTTTAGCCATGCGTATTTTCTACAGTATTTTTAGGAAAGGTAAAATTCATATTTTCAGCAATATGTATGGTGACAGGAATGTTTTTTACGGTAAAGGGAATGTTATGGTCCATAGCATCTTTGACGTGGTCAATACGCATTAAAGCGAGAGCTTCATTTGTAACACATGTTCCTAAGTGGCCAAGCACTTTTGTTCCTGCTTCAATGCTCGATTGAGGGGAAAGGTCACACTGGCTTTTTATAATTAAAATACGGCGACGTGCTGCGCGGCGGTGGTGCATGCGTGAAACAATTTCTTGTCCAATATAACATCCTTTGTTGAATGAAAGTCCATTGATTTGATCGTAATTAATGTCATGAGGAAAGATTTTGCCAACTTCATAGTCTTGGCCACTTTCTGCAATTGCATAACGAATACGCAATTGATTCCATGTGTCATAATCTTCTGAAGCCAAAAAAGGAATTTTACCATAGATTCGTATTATTTTTTCTTGTTCCGGGAAGCGTTTATCAACAAAATTTGAATCAAAATTTAAAGTATCTGATTCATTTTTCCAAGAAACTGTAACAAGTTCTTGTAATGGTTGTGTAATTTCTACTTTTTTACGCAGTTTATAGAGCAGTAGACGCTTGTAGAGTGTATCAGCCAAAGATATCTCAATATCAATAAAATAACCATCTTCTCTTTTACCGATAAGAAAATCAGCAAGGACCTTTCCTTGTGGGGATAAGAGGGCTCCAGGGAAAAGTTCTTGGGGACTGATTTTTTTGACATCTGTTGTGATCAGGGATTGTAAAAAATCTGTTGCTTCTTCGCCTGTAATTTGAATAATTCCGCGGTTTTTTAAGCAAATGGCATTTTGTTTTTCAATCATGGTTCTTGCCTTTCTGCTCAAAGTTCCATAATCGATAAGTGAGCAATATGTAAGGAGCTTGGCCTATGTTTAAAACATTTGATACAATTTTTAAAGGTGCGACACTTGTGAATCATGATGGAAAAAGCAAACGTGATATTGGTGTTACAAATGGCCGTATTGCTGAAATTGGCGACCTTACATGTGCTGCGGCTGGTGAGGTGATTGATTGTACGGGGCTTCATATTTTGCCGGGAATTATTGATAGTCAAGTGCATTTTCGTGAGCCAGGCAATGAATATAAGGAGGATTTGGAAAGTGGCTCATATTCTGCTGTGTTAGGGGGGGTTACAGCAGTGTTTGAGATGCCTAATACCAATCCATTGACAATATCAGAAGAAACATTAAGCGATAAGGTTAAGCGCGGATTTCATCGCATGCATTGTGACTTTGCATTTTGGGTTGGAGGAACGCGTGAAAATGCTCATGAATTGTCTGAATTAGAAAGACTTCCTGGTGCCGCTGGAATTAAAGTCTTTATGGGATCTTCTACCGGTGATCTTTTGGTCGATGATGATGAAAGTGTACGTCTTATTTTGAAAAATACACGCCGTCGTGCAGCTTTTCATTCTGAAGATGAGGAAAGGCTTAAAGAGCGTAAAATACTGCGTATTGAAGGGGATACATCTTCACATCCAGTTTGGCGTGATGAAATTGCAGCGTTAAAGTGTACGCAGCGTTTGGTAAAAATTGCCCATGAGACAAAAGCACGCATTCATGTGTTACATCTTTCGACAGAAGAAGAAATTGATTTTCTAAAAAAACATAAAGATGTCGCAACAATTGAAGTGACACACCATCATTTGACTCTTACGGCTGATGATTATAAACAGTTTGGTACATTAATTCAGATGAATCCACCTATTCGTGAACCGCGCCACCGTAAAGCTCTTTGGTACGGTGTTCAACAGGGGATTATTGATGTTTTAGGCTCAGATCATGCGCCTCATACTTTGGAAGAAAAGCTTCAATCTTATCCCTCTTCTCCTTCAGGAATGACAGGCGTGCAAACAACAGCAGCAATTATGTTGACCCATGTGAATGCAGGAAAAATATCCCTTGAGCGTTTTGTTGATCTCACATCCCATGGCCCTAGTCGTATTTTTGGTATAAGCTGTAAAGGACGTCTTGCTGTCGGATATGATGCTGATTTGACCATTGTTGATCTTAAGCGAGAAGAAGTTATTACGAATAGCTTAATTGGTTCGCGTGCCGGTTGGACACCTTATGATGGTCAAAAGGTTAAAGGTTGGCCTGTCGGGACTATTATCCGTGGTATGCGTGTTATGTGGGAAGGTGAAATTGTCACTCCTTCACAAGGCGAGCCTGTTAAATTTATAGAAACTTTGGTGTAAACAGCATAAGTTGTATCTTGTTATGCCAAAAACACCATCTTTTATAGAGCGATGATGTGATTAATGCATATAACACATTGATTTGTAATGATAATTCACTGTTTTTGCATATTGAATGAGAGTTACGAATATAGTAAGATTTTCTTATTCTAAACCCTCTCAGATTGAATCAATTAATATCACTTGCTTGCACGTCATAAGCGGGGCTGGCGTGCGGGTAAAAACTGTATAAGAAAGGATTAAAAAATGACTCTTATGAACCGTCTTAATGCAAGATCTGTCGCAACACCCACGAGCTGGCAAATATAATGATGGTGCTGGCTTGCTACTCCATAAGCGTAAAGATGGCGGTGCTCAATGGCTTTATCTTTATACCATTCACGGTCGGCGTCGTGAAATGGGATTGGGTGCCTTAAGACATGTTTCTTTTAAAAAAGCGCGTGAATTGGCAAATCAATGGCGTTCTGTTTTGCATATCAGCCTCCTTAACACGTAAGTGTTTTTTAGTGTGTGATGAATATTCTTCGTTTTTTTGCAGAGTTTCAAAGCACATCACATGGTGGAAAGCCAAGTAAAATGCACGAGCGCTTGGGCTATTTACAAACCAGATTGGATTAAGAATTTTCATCCTTTGAAAGTGGGGAGGAAGCCAAAGAATGATTTTTTACCAAGGAAAGGCGCTCATAAGAATCAAAGCATATCCAGGCACTCTTCTTCAAAAGTTTCTTTATTTTCAAAAGCAATTTATTGATCTCTTCACTTGTGAGGGGGCATTATTGATATCGCTTAAATTGAAGGAGATGCTTTTTATACAGGTTAGTTGTTATAATGCATGAGAAGGTTTTCAGATAAAGCTCTTCCTTCCTCAAAATATCTTTGATTGGCTTCAATGGCTGCTTGTGTACAATGATGATAATTTTCTGAGAAAGCACGATAGGCTTCATTAAATGCTTCATAAAAATAAGTGCGTCTTTTGGGAGTCGGGTGTTCTGCTTCAATCAGTGCGTTCATATAGTCGTACCATTGGTTTGTTGGAGGTTCACAAAGATTTTGGAGAGAATGCAATGATCCTAAAATTTCTGCGAGACGAAGTAATTTTTTCTCATAAGGTGGAGGTTGTTGCGTGAAGGCTGGCATTGAAATGACAAGGAGTATTAAAAGAATGATTTTTCTCAATTTACTACGCATTATTTTTTATTACCTTCTTTGAATAAAACTCTGTACAAATAAATAATTGTGTCATCAGAACGATGTTAAAAAATAGGGTTAATTGCGATATTACTCTCAATGATTGATTATAAAATATAGGGCGTAAGGGACAGTAAGGAACCCATTGTGGAATATTGAAAATACTGATGAAGCTTTGTGTGATTAAAATTTTAAGCTTCGCTTCCTATCATCTATTTTTCATATAGTATTCTATTGCCTATGAAATGTTTTCTAAACCCCTTTTCTTCAAGGAGGAAAAAGCGCTCTATCTGTAGAATGCTTTTATCCAATCAAATAAAAGAGATTGTGTTTATGATAAATGATGGGTACAGCCTCAATGACAATAGGGTAAGAAGAATTGACGATAAGGTAAAAGTTTTAGTCTAAATCACATAATGCGATCATTTGAGATAAGAGACATCTAAAGGAGCGGTGCATAATATCGTTCATGGAGTATAATGATGAAAGAGTTGCGATTTTATAATACGCTGACACGTAAAAAAGAAAATTTTATACCGATAGATCCAACAAAAGTACGTCTTTATGTTTGTGGCCCAACAGTTTATGATTACGCGCATATAGGGAATGCACGCCCTCTCATTGTTTTTGATATTTTATTTCGCTTATTGCGTCATGTTTATGGCAGTGATCATGTTCTATATGCGCGTAATATTACAGATGTTGATGATAAAATTAATGCACGAGCCGCTTGTGAATACCCAAACTTGCCACTGAATGAGGCTATTCGTCAATTAACAGAACGTACATATTTTCAGTTTCAACAAGATACAATAGCGCTTGGTTGTTTATTGCCAACCAGTCAGCCGCGTGCAACCGAACATTTAGAGGAAATGCGCGCACTCATCGAAAGACTGCTTGAAAAGGGGCATGCTTATAAAGCGGAAAATCATATATTATTTTCTATAAGCAGCATAAAAAATCCTCCTCATTATGGGGCATTTGCAAATCGTTCTTTAGATGAAATGAGGGCAGGGGCGCGTATCGATGTTGCTGCTTATAAAAGGGAGGAGATGGATTTTGTTTTATGGAAACCTTCTGCGGAAGGAGAGCCAGGTTGGAAATCGCCAGGAGGAATTCCTGTTTTAGGTCGTCCAGGTTGGCATATTGAATGTTCTGCCATGTCAATGGCAAAGTTATTAGCGCCCTATGGTGGTGGTTTAACTTGTGATGATCCGATCGCGAATATTTTTGATATCCATGGTGGTGGACTTGATTTAATTTTTCCTCATCATGAAAATGAGATTGCACAAAGTTGTTCAGCTTTTGGGACGGAGCGAATGGCTAATTTTTGGATGCATAACGGCTTTTTACAAGTTGAAGGCAAAAAGATGTCGAAAAGCTTCGGCAATTTCATAACCATTCGTTCTGTTTTAGAAAATAATTTTTTGGAATTTAATGGTGCTTTAGCTTATGAAATTAAGCAAAATTGGGCGGGGTTATCTGCACGTTTTTCAATGCTCCAAACGCATTATCGTGAACCATTAAATTGGACAGCGCAGCGTTTAATGCAATCGAGCAGTGAACTGTATCGTTGGTATGAACTGCTTCGCGATAAAAAGAGTATGATGGAAAACAATGAAGCGATTGAGGATACTTTAATAGATGCTCTCAGTGATGATCTTAATACACCAAAAGCATTCACTCTTTTGCGAAAATTTTATAAAGCAGGAGACGCTTTGGCTCTTGCGAATGGCATGAATTTATTAGGACTATTACGACAAGAATGGATTAAAGAAATAGACTGCCCATTATTTATAAAAAAAACCTCTCTTGATTCAAAATTTATTGAACAGTGCATTGCCGAAAGACTGCGGCTTATCCATAATAAAGAGTGGGGAGCTGCGGATAAAATTCGCAATGAGCTTGCAGCCGAGGGGATTCTCTTAAAAGATGGTAAGGATCCGCAAAGTGGTAAGCGTATAACTGTGTGGGAAATAAAACGATTCTAATTTTCCTATTCCAGCAGTTTTCATAAATTAAAGGGAGAATATGGTGGAATTTTTATATTATTACGGATACATCGCACTTAAGCTTTCTGTAGGTCTTGTTGCCTTCCTATTTATTTTAAGAACGACGGGTCGTGGGAGTCTTAGCCAGATGACACCCGTTGATTTAGTCAGCAATTTTGTTATGGGAGGTATTATTGGAGGAGTCATTTATAACCAAAATATTAGCTGCATTCAATTATTGCTTGTTTTGCTGATTTGGCAAGCTTTGATTGCCTCTTTTAATTTTTTTGCACGCTATTCAGTTTTTTTTCGCCGTCTTATTGCAGGGCGGAATGTCACATTGGTTTTAGATGGGAACTTTCAAATGGATAAGATTAAGAATTTAGGGATCAATGTTAATGATCTCATTGCGATGTTACGTCTTAAAGGGTGTCACTTACACGAAGCTGCTTTTGTGCGTTTGGAAACCAATGGGGAGTGTACTGTTATTAAAAAGGAAGAGGGTAAGAAATCGACGATTGTTGTAGAAAATGGTGAAGTTATTGATGATGGTTTAAAAGAGATTGGTAAAACAAAAAAGTGGCTTCAGGCAGAATTGAAAAAAAAGCATGTAAAAATTGAAAATTTATTTGCAGCAGAGTGGTATGAGAATACAGATCAAAATAATAAACTGTATAGTGGATTATTTCTTGTTCCTTTTTCAAAAACAGTCTAACTTCAAACAATGAGTAGGTATCGCTTATCGGAAGCGTAAGAAACTTATAAACAACCACAGCGGGGTGTTTTGCCTTTTTCATGTGGATGATAGAGAAGTAAGAGCTTTATGAAATGTAATGAAATGACAAAAACTGTATCATCAGATACAGGAAAAACTCTGCACACACTTTACAATTTATGGCCTTATATGTGGCCGGTGGATCGGCGTGATCTAAAAATACGTGTACTATGGGCAATATTTTATCTTGTTTTAGCCAAGCTCATTCTTATATCTGTACCATATTTCTTTAAATATTCTACCAATGTGCTCGATGCGAGCTTTCAACCCCCTGAGTGGTTTTCATCCAGTTTGATTATTCCAATCACGCTCGTTTTGGCATATAATGTTGCACGTATTGTGCAGGCTGGATTAAATCAATTACGCGACTCCCTTTTTGCTACTGTTGGTCAACACGCTGTTCGTCAATTAGCTTATAAAACCTTTATACATATTCATGAGTTATCTTTACGGTTTCATTTAGAACGCCGAACTGGTGGGCTTTCTCGTGTGATTGAGCGTGGTACGAAAGGAATAGAAGCGATCGTAAGGTTTTCAATTCTCAATACCATACCGACAGTTTTAGAATTTATATTAACGGCCCTTGTATTTTATATAAGTTATGGATGGTATTATCTTCTCATCGTTGTTGTAACGGTTTTATTATATACTTTGTTTACCATTAAGGCGAGTGATTGGCGTATTCGTATTCGGCAACAAATGAATACAGCAGATACTGAGGCGAATACGCGCGCTGTTGATTCTCTTTTGAATTTTGAAACGGTCAAATATTTTGGCAATGAGGCTCTAGAAGCCGGTCGTTTTGATGCTTCTATGGCAGGTTATGAAAAAGCTGCAACAAAGATTTGGACATCATTAAGCTGGCTTAATTTTGGTCAAGCTCTGATCTTTGGTATTGGAATGACGATCATGATGCTGATGTCGGCTTATGAAGTTCTTTATAAAACACAAACTTTAGGAGATTTTGTTTTTATTAATGCCCTTTTGATGCAACTTTCCATTCCACTGAATTTTATTGGTTCAATTTATCGTGATGTGCGACAAGGTTTAACGGATATTGAAGCGATGTTTGATCTTTTGGATGTTCAGAAAGAGATCGTTGATAAATCGGATGCTAAACCGTTAGAGATAAGCGATGGGACCATTCGTTTTCATCAGGTAAAGTTTTCTTATGATTCGACGCGTCAAATTCTCAGAGATATTGATTTTGAAGTCCCTGGAGGAAAAACAGTTGCCATCGTCGGTCCATCGGGTGCAGGTAAATCAACCATTTCTCGATTACTTTTTCGCTTTTATGATGTTGATGCAGGCTCTATCACAATTGACGGGCAGGATATTCGTGACATAACACAAAAAAGTTTGCGTGAAGCGATTGGCATGGTCCCACAAGATACGGTGTTATTTAATGATACAATTGCCTATAATATTCGCTATGGGCGACCAAGTGCGACCGATGAAGAGATGTGCAAAGCTGCTGAAATGGCACAAATATTAAAATTTATTGAGATGTTACCGGAAGGTTTTCAGTCTATGGTAGGAGAGCGTGGTCTCAAATTATCAGGGGGTGAAAAACAGCGTGTGGCTATCGCACGGACACTCTTAAAAGCGCCCCCACTTCTTATTTTAGATGAAGCAACAGCAGCTCTTGATACGGCGACGGAACAGGAAATTCAACAAGCATTGGATATTGTAAGCCGTGGACGTACAACATTGATTATTGCGCATCGTCTTTCTACGGTTATCAATGCTGATGAAATTTTGGTTCTTAAAAGTGGTCGTATTATTGAAAATGGAACGCACACAGAGCTCTTACGAAAGAAAGGTCTCTATGCTTCAATGTGGAATAAGCAGCTTGAAGCATCTCAAGTTGAAGAAAAATTACGTAAAATGCGTGAAGAAGATGAGACGGGTATTGTTAATCGTAAAAAATAAGGTGGGCAAAATGTAATCTATATCTTTATAGGGAGTGATTGATTAAATACATAAAAAGAGACAAGAGGAACAAAAAGGTTTATTGCTTGTTTAAGTTTACGGTGAATAGGAAATTATATGAGTATTCTACAATCTGTCCATAATAGCTTTGTACCGATCCATAAAGAAGGTTATCCTTTTATTGTAGCGTTTTTTGTTATTTCGCTTATTCTTGGTTGGATATGGAGTCCATTATTTTGGTGTGGTCTTATTCTTACAGTCTGGTGTATTTACTTTTTCCGTGATCCAGATCGTGTGATCCCTTTGAATTCAAATTGGGTTATGTCGCCTGCAGATGGGCGTATTTCATTTGTGGAATCCTGTGTTCCACCTGAAGAAT from Bartonella tribocorum CIP 105476 encodes:
- the panB gene encoding 3-methyl-2-oxobutanoate hydroxymethyltransferase, which gives rise to MSVHKMVKRITSSQIRARKGQQPIVSLTAYQAYTARIADPYCDILLVGDSVGMVVYGFETTLPVNLDMMILHGQAVVRGSQKALVVIDMPFGSYEESKEQAFLNASRILAQTGCGAVKLEGGVYMAETIDFLCKRGIPVMGHIGLTPQAVNRFGGFNTQGRKESDWQRIEDDAVVIENAGAFAIVLEGIVEPLAVKLTEKLSIPTIGIGASNQCDGQVLVMEDMLGYGAHVPKFVRRYGDLEQAMETAIKNYAEDVTSRAFPAEKEVYKLK
- a CDS encoding YfbR-like 5'-deoxynucleotidase; amino-acid sequence: MAKAELLKNGEARAWQRMLSGRRLDLLNPSPFDIEIEDIAHGLARVARWNGQTRGEHAYSVAQHSLLVEQIFQKLFPQSPRNECLCALLHDAPEYVIGDMISPFKAIIGKQYKRIEKCIQDAIHMRFSLPVDLSQKLLKKIKQADRIAAYHEAIMLAGFNAEEALRYFGSPNNISPDDLRLHPYSTQQIENAFLIRFNDLDVQKL
- a CDS encoding YgfZ/GcvT domain-containing protein; translated protein: MIEKQNAICLKNRGIIQITGEEATDFLQSLITTDVKKISPQELFPGALLSPQGKVLADFLIGKREDGYFIDIEISLADTLYKRLLLYKLRKKVEITQPLQELVTVSWKNESDTLNFDSNFVDKRFPEQEKIIRIYGKIPFLASEDYDTWNQLRIRYAIAESGQDYEVGKIFPHDINYDQINGLSFNKGCYIGQEIVSRMHHRRAARRRILIIKSQCDLSPQSSIEAGTKVLGHLGTCVTNEALALMRIDHVKDAMDHNIPFTVKNIPVTIHIAENMNFTFPKNTVENTHG
- a CDS encoding dihydroorotase, which codes for MFKTFDTIFKGATLVNHDGKSKRDIGVTNGRIAEIGDLTCAAAGEVIDCTGLHILPGIIDSQVHFREPGNEYKEDLESGSYSAVLGGVTAVFEMPNTNPLTISEETLSDKVKRGFHRMHCDFAFWVGGTRENAHELSELERLPGAAGIKVFMGSSTGDLLVDDDESVRLILKNTRRRAAFHSEDEERLKERKILRIEGDTSSHPVWRDEIAALKCTQRLVKIAHETKARIHVLHLSTEEEIDFLKKHKDVATIEVTHHHLTLTADDYKQFGTLIQMNPPIREPRHRKALWYGVQQGIIDVLGSDHAPHTLEEKLQSYPSSPSGMTGVQTTAAIMLTHVNAGKISLERFVDLTSHGPSRIFGISCKGRLAVGYDADLTIVDLKREEVITNSLIGSRAGWTPYDGQKVKGWPVGTIIRGMRVMWEGEIVTPSQGEPVKFIETLV
- a CDS encoding TIGR02301 family protein, producing MRSKLRKIILLILLVISMPAFTQQPPPYEKKLLRLAEILGSLHSLQNLCEPPTNQWYDYMNALIEAEHPTPKRRTYFYEAFNEAYRAFSENYHHCTQAAIEANQRYFEEGRALSENLLMHYNN
- the cysS gene encoding cysteine--tRNA ligase, with amino-acid sequence MKELRFYNTLTRKKENFIPIDPTKVRLYVCGPTVYDYAHIGNARPLIVFDILFRLLRHVYGSDHVLYARNITDVDDKINARAACEYPNLPLNEAIRQLTERTYFQFQQDTIALGCLLPTSQPRATEHLEEMRALIERLLEKGHAYKAENHILFSISSIKNPPHYGAFANRSLDEMRAGARIDVAAYKREEMDFVLWKPSAEGEPGWKSPGGIPVLGRPGWHIECSAMSMAKLLAPYGGGLTCDDPIANIFDIHGGGLDLIFPHHENEIAQSCSAFGTERMANFWMHNGFLQVEGKKMSKSFGNFITIRSVLENNFLEFNGALAYEIKQNWAGLSARFSMLQTHYREPLNWTAQRLMQSSSELYRWYELLRDKKSMMENNEAIEDTLIDALSDDLNTPKAFTLLRKFYKAGDALALANGMNLLGLLRQEWIKEIDCPLFIKKTSLDSKFIEQCIAERLRLIHNKEWGAADKIRNELAAEGILLKDGKDPQSGKRITVWEIKRF
- a CDS encoding DUF421 domain-containing protein encodes the protein MEFLYYYGYIALKLSVGLVAFLFILRTTGRGSLSQMTPVDLVSNFVMGGIIGGVIYNQNISCIQLLLVLLIWQALIASFNFFARYSVFFRRLIAGRNVTLVLDGNFQMDKIKNLGINVNDLIAMLRLKGCHLHEAAFVRLETNGECTVIKKEEGKKSTIVVENGEVIDDGLKEIGKTKKWLQAELKKKHVKIENLFAAEWYENTDQNNKLYSGLFLVPFSKTV
- a CDS encoding ABCB family ABC transporter ATP-binding protein/permease, whose protein sequence is MKCNEMTKTVSSDTGKTLHTLYNLWPYMWPVDRRDLKIRVLWAIFYLVLAKLILISVPYFFKYSTNVLDASFQPPEWFSSSLIIPITLVLAYNVARIVQAGLNQLRDSLFATVGQHAVRQLAYKTFIHIHELSLRFHLERRTGGLSRVIERGTKGIEAIVRFSILNTIPTVLEFILTALVFYISYGWYYLLIVVVTVLLYTLFTIKASDWRIRIRQQMNTADTEANTRAVDSLLNFETVKYFGNEALEAGRFDASMAGYEKAATKIWTSLSWLNFGQALIFGIGMTIMMLMSAYEVLYKTQTLGDFVFINALLMQLSIPLNFIGSIYRDVRQGLTDIEAMFDLLDVQKEIVDKSDAKPLEISDGTIRFHQVKFSYDSTRQILRDIDFEVPGGKTVAIVGPSGAGKSTISRLLFRFYDVDAGSITIDGQDIRDITQKSLREAIGMVPQDTVLFNDTIAYNIRYGRPSATDEEMCKAAEMAQILKFIEMLPEGFQSMVGERGLKLSGGEKQRVAIARTLLKAPPLLILDEATAALDTATEQEIQQALDIVSRGRTTLIIAHRLSTVINADEILVLKSGRIIENGTHTELLRKKGLYASMWNKQLEASQVEEKLRKMREEDETGIVNRKK